The genomic window AAAAAAATACAGTAGAAATTTTGAAAAAAGAAATTAAGGGAGTGCCTGTTAATTACATCGTTTTGGATGATGCGGGTGATACTTCTACTGCTGTTAAAAATATGCGCAAACTTATTTCCGAAAATCATATTGATGCCATTATTGGTAGTTCGGTAACTGCTGCTTCATTAGCGATGGTTGAAGTTGCCGCAGAGACTAAAACTCCTATGATTAGCATGAACGGGAATATTGTGGTAGTTACTCCTCAAGAGGGTGCTAAAAAGTGGGCATTCAAAACTGCCCAAAACGATGCATTAATGGCTCAGGCACTTAAAACTGCCATGCTAAAACTTAATGTAAAAAAACTAGCTATCATAGGTTTTGCTGATGCTTATGGTGAGAGTTGGGCAAAGGAGATGAAAGCTGCTCTGAAGGATTCTGGTATTGATGTAGTTGCCATTGAAAGTTTTGCACGCAAAGATACTAGTGTTACTGGTCAAGTTTTAAAAATTCTCTCATCTAAACCTGATGCAGTATTAGTTGCGACATCGGGGACTCCTGGGGCATTGCCAAATAGAGAATTAAGATCAAGAGGCTTTCAGGGGCTTATTTTCCATACACACGGATCTGGAAATGGGGA from Taylorella equigenitalis ATCC 35865 includes these protein-coding regions:
- a CDS encoding ABC transporter substrate-binding protein yields the protein MNLYKSIIKSLIGTALVACASISDAQDAINIGVTVSATGPAASLGIPQKNTVEILKKEIKGVPVNYIVLDDAGDTSTAVKNMRKLISENHIDAIIGSSVTAASLAMVEVAAETKTPMISMNGNIVVVTPQEGAKKWAFKTAQNDALMAQALKTAMLKLNVKKLAIIGFADAYGESWAKEMKAALKDSGIDVVAIESFARKDTSVTGQVLKILSSKPDAVLVATSGTPGALPNRELRSRGFQGLIFHTHGSGNGDFLRVCATACDDVILPIGPVVVAEQLDDDHPSKKIGLEYRKLYDAKFGEGATNAFGAFLYDATLLVESSVTKVLEVGLKPGTEEFRVALRDALEQSNNVVASQGVFNMTPEDHTGLDERSRVIVKVKDGKWVLQPDLLK